The following coding sequences are from one Patescibacteria group bacterium window:
- a CDS encoding alpha-1,2-fucosyltransferase encodes MKGNVIVKIHGGLGNQLFQYALGRCIQLTQNVPVAFDVSWYTKTSNEIKRKYELDNFQTQVTPANPDAVKVLERFQRKPGLIGYVKSLFTADTKRYAQDFGFAFNPSILQLQPPAYLDGYWQSEKYFSAIADTIRKELTLRNSATGKNAEALRAIQNVPTISIHVRRGDYVASKQTNAFHGTASVEYYQTAIRKLQKIEPNATIYVFSDDQAWVKANLSFELSTVFVDWNSSDQAHEDLRLMAACRHNVIANSTFSWWGAWLGTHPEKHVIAPKRWFANRNIDTRDIIPDHWEKL; translated from the coding sequence ATGAAGGGTAACGTCATCGTCAAAATCCACGGTGGCTTAGGGAACCAGCTCTTCCAGTACGCACTGGGCCGCTGTATCCAGCTTACCCAGAATGTACCAGTTGCATTTGATGTATCCTGGTACACAAAAACATCAAACGAAATCAAACGAAAGTATGAGTTAGACAACTTCCAGACCCAAGTTACACCAGCAAACCCAGATGCAGTTAAGGTACTTGAACGATTCCAACGAAAACCTGGGCTCATTGGATACGTCAAGTCCCTTTTCACGGCTGACACGAAGAGGTATGCACAAGACTTCGGCTTCGCTTTCAACCCAAGTATCCTACAGCTTCAACCACCTGCCTACCTAGATGGGTACTGGCAATCGGAAAAATACTTCAGTGCCATAGCGGATACTATCCGGAAAGAGTTAACTTTACGAAATTCTGCAACTGGGAAGAATGCGGAGGCGCTACGTGCCATTCAGAACGTACCCACAATATCAATCCACGTACGTCGCGGCGACTATGTGGCCAGTAAGCAGACAAATGCTTTCCACGGAACTGCTTCGGTTGAGTACTACCAGACAGCAATCCGAAAGTTACAAAAAATTGAGCCAAATGCAACCATCTACGTCTTCAGCGACGACCAAGCGTGGGTGAAGGCAAACCTCAGCTTTGAACTCTCAACCGTATTTGTCGATTGGAATTCTAGTGACCAAGCACATGAAGATTTACGCCTAATGGCTGCTTGCCGACACAACGTAATAGCAAATTCAACCTTTAGCTGGTGGGGCGCGTGGCTTGGTACCCACCCTGAGAAACACGTCATTGCACCAAAGCGATGGTTTGCAAATAGGAACATTGATACCCGCGACATTATTCCAGATCACTGGGAGAAGCTCTAG
- a CDS encoding glycosyltransferase translates to MPKVSIILPVYNGEPYLRQAVQSILDQTFADYECIIINDGSTDNSLKTLASFQDPRLHIVSQTNQGLRAALNAGIALAKGEYIARMDQDDISLPNRFTKQIDFFNTHPEHILVGTTFAYINNDNQITGAFPALLDDVDIKRELYTKTPFGHGTIMVRSSALKQGSFKYRQEAVHVEDYDLWIRLASVGKYANLPEILYLWRHTPENTTSKYADIQRHNAASLTVNALKKQGMTKLVGWPGWHNFRKYHNSSQEVGNKRVEVRRHDAHCSLYLALAWLLFQKKRYVASCMSFSYALCISPTYVLHTFIRRIVRSI, encoded by the coding sequence ATGCCCAAGGTTTCCATTATTCTCCCGGTCTACAACGGTGAACCATACTTGCGGCAAGCGGTCCAGAGTATCCTGGACCAAACTTTTGCCGATTACGAATGCATTATCATTAATGATGGATCGACAGATAATTCATTAAAAACACTAGCAAGCTTTCAAGACCCTCGCCTACACATCGTAAGCCAAACAAATCAAGGATTACGAGCTGCGCTGAATGCCGGTATCGCTCTAGCCAAGGGTGAGTACATTGCCCGAATGGATCAAGACGATATTTCGCTTCCAAACCGCTTCACGAAACAAATTGATTTTTTCAATACACACCCGGAACATATCTTGGTAGGGACTACTTTCGCCTATATTAACAATGATAATCAAATAACGGGAGCGTTCCCTGCCCTGTTGGATGATGTGGATATAAAGCGTGAGCTTTATACAAAAACGCCATTTGGCCATGGCACAATTATGGTACGATCTTCAGCGCTCAAACAAGGAAGTTTCAAATATCGGCAAGAGGCTGTGCACGTCGAAGACTACGATCTTTGGATTCGCCTTGCTTCGGTTGGCAAATACGCTAACCTACCAGAAATCCTCTACCTTTGGCGCCATACCCCAGAGAACACAACAAGCAAGTACGCAGACATCCAGCGACACAACGCCGCTTCACTGACAGTAAATGCCTTAAAGAAGCAAGGTATGACAAAACTTGTTGGCTGGCCAGGCTGGCATAATTTCCGTAAATACCATAACTCTAGCCAGGAGGTTGGGAACAAACGGGTTGAAGTACGGCGTCATGATGCGCACTGCTCCCTCTATTTAGCTCTCGCCTGGCTGCTCTTCCAAAAGAAACGTTATGTGGCATCGTGTATGTCGTTTAGCTATGCTCTATGCATCAGCCCTACGTACGTGCTTCATACATTCATTCGTCGAATTGTACGTTCAATATGA
- a CDS encoding glycosyltransferase family 4 protein: MKIAFVMNRGYSLFHPEHPEAFGGAQIDQYLLGQALCKKGYQVSFIVHDYGQIEKENINDYLTLYKSYPPKGSGSLLVQFFRALKRLYRTLRQINADVYFMEGANFELCIVAIFCWLNRKILYYRIASDIEADGRYVKNNVLQGFLFKLGLRLTTKIIVQTEYQQLWLKKQGYQATIIPNAYPVHSDQGNMHGPILWVGRLIRIKRPEILLEIAKLLPDRQFTLIGQAETIDGSYAIDIIEKMGKIKNITYVPRVAFSKVDTYYQKSSMLINTSTYEGLPMTFLQAMSFGLPIITFGVNPDNLLEKIHGSCVTTVAEGILAIRKYTSPKNWEHASTLSKIYFSDNFSLDTVVAKYEQLFKKQL; encoded by the coding sequence ATGAAAATTGCGTTCGTCATGAACCGTGGCTATTCCCTCTTCCACCCTGAACATCCAGAGGCCTTTGGTGGCGCGCAAATCGACCAGTATCTCCTTGGCCAGGCGCTTTGCAAAAAGGGGTACCAAGTGTCATTCATTGTCCATGATTACGGACAGATTGAAAAGGAAAACATCAATGATTATCTGACGCTGTATAAAAGCTACCCGCCCAAAGGCTCGGGCTCATTGCTCGTGCAGTTTTTCCGTGCACTAAAGCGCCTCTACCGAACCCTTCGGCAGATCAATGCAGACGTGTACTTTATGGAGGGTGCAAACTTTGAACTCTGCATAGTCGCAATTTTTTGTTGGTTAAACCGAAAAATACTGTATTACCGCATTGCAAGTGATATAGAAGCTGACGGACGATACGTAAAAAATAATGTACTCCAGGGTTTTCTTTTTAAACTTGGTTTACGGCTGACAACAAAAATTATTGTCCAAACCGAATACCAACAACTCTGGCTAAAAAAACAGGGCTACCAAGCAACGATCATTCCAAATGCGTACCCTGTCCATAGTGACCAAGGAAATATGCATGGACCAATTCTCTGGGTTGGTCGATTAATCCGCATCAAACGTCCAGAAATACTTCTCGAGATTGCAAAACTATTACCGGATCGTCAATTTACACTCATTGGCCAAGCTGAAACGATTGACGGCAGCTATGCAATTGACATCATTGAAAAAATGGGGAAAATTAAAAATATCACCTACGTCCCAAGGGTTGCCTTCTCAAAAGTCGATACGTACTACCAAAAATCCAGTATGCTCATAAATACTTCAACGTACGAGGGTTTGCCTATGACATTTTTACAAGCCATGAGTTTTGGACTTCCAATTATTACTTTTGGCGTGAACCCAGATAATCTCCTTGAGAAAATACATGGTTCCTGCGTTACAACCGTAGCAGAAGGAATTCTGGCAATACGGAAGTATACTTCGCCAAAAAATTGGGAGCATGCCTCAACCCTTTCAAAGATTTATTTTAGCGACAATTTCTCCTTAGATACGGTAGTTGCAAAATATGAACAACTATTCAAAAAACAATTATGA
- a CDS encoding class I SAM-dependent methyltransferase yields MTTKLLKILKSKLFRPGIIGLLINPFYLVRISIYKAIKKNAHELQGMTLDFGCGDKPYEHLFTVQKYVGIDVQQVGHDHESEPVDVYYDGKVIPFGNGYFDSCFSSQVFEHIFELENSLKEIHRVLKPDGTCLFIAPFVWDEHEVPFDFGRYSSFGLAYLLEKNGFQILKQEKDSHFAEVLAQLLCLYIYNILDTKNRYLNTLLCTIFIFPFTVLGLIIKYLAPRNSKLYFNNVFVVKKVLPS; encoded by the coding sequence ATGACAACGAAACTACTAAAAATATTAAAATCAAAACTATTTCGACCAGGGATTATTGGATTACTCATAAATCCATTCTACTTAGTCCGCATAAGCATTTACAAGGCGATTAAAAAAAATGCGCATGAGCTCCAGGGAATGACGCTCGATTTTGGATGCGGAGATAAGCCATATGAGCATCTATTTACGGTCCAAAAGTATGTAGGAATAGATGTGCAACAAGTTGGCCATGATCATGAAAGTGAACCTGTTGATGTATACTACGATGGAAAAGTGATTCCTTTTGGAAATGGGTACTTTGATAGTTGCTTCAGTTCACAAGTATTTGAACATATCTTTGAACTTGAAAATTCCCTAAAAGAAATTCATAGGGTCTTGAAACCCGATGGCACATGCCTCTTCATAGCACCTTTTGTTTGGGATGAACACGAAGTGCCTTTTGATTTTGGACGCTACTCTTCATTCGGTCTTGCCTATTTACTAGAAAAAAATGGCTTTCAAATACTGAAACAGGAAAAGGATTCACATTTTGCAGAAGTTCTGGCTCAACTCCTCTGTTTGTACATCTACAACATTTTGGATACAAAAAATCGATACCTTAATACACTATTGTGTACTATCTTCATTTTCCCTTTTACAGTACTTGGGTTAATAATAAAATACCTTGCACCTCGCAACTCCAAGCTGTATTTTAATAATGTCTTTGTAGTAAAAAAAGTGCTACCATCGTAA